One part of the Sorangiineae bacterium MSr11954 genome encodes these proteins:
- a CDS encoding phosphopantetheine-binding protein, with protein MSAERLTLERMRADIAAMVHEDPSAIGDEDNLMDLGLDSMRAMNLVVRWRDAMGVPLEFTDLAEHVTLAGWWAVVRGRQEGS; from the coding sequence ATGAGCGCGGAGCGATTGACGTTGGAGCGCATGCGCGCGGACATCGCGGCCATGGTGCACGAGGATCCGTCGGCCATCGGCGACGAGGACAACTTGATGGATCTCGGCCTCGACTCGATGCGGGCCATGAACCTGGTCGTGCGGTGGCGGGATGCGATGGGCGTGCCGCTGGAGTTCACGGATCTCGCCGAGCACGTGACCCTCGCCGGTTGGTGGGCGGTGGTGCGCGGGCGGCAGGAGGGATCGTGA
- a CDS encoding isochorismatase family protein: MNSVRPITSQGRLPSIPSYPLPKEDELPASRSPWTLRIERAALLVHDMQRYFIDAFTPGVAPIAPVIDNVGRLVQGCRALGVPVFYTAQNGDQDVRDRGLQAALWGPGMRHVSEHQPIAAPLAPAAQDIVLVKHRYSAFQRSNLEALLRARGRDQLIICGIYAHIGCLFTAGEAFQRDIQPFFVADAVADFSRSWHDAALAQVADCCGVVLSTRRTLEALR; the protein is encoded by the coding sequence ATGAACAGCGTTCGCCCGATCACCAGCCAGGGCCGCCTGCCGTCGATCCCGAGCTACCCCCTCCCGAAGGAGGACGAGCTGCCGGCCTCCCGCAGCCCTTGGACCCTTCGGATCGAGCGCGCGGCGTTGCTCGTGCACGATATGCAGCGCTATTTCATCGACGCGTTCACGCCCGGGGTCGCGCCCATCGCGCCCGTCATCGACAACGTCGGACGGCTCGTCCAAGGGTGCCGGGCGCTCGGGGTTCCGGTTTTTTACACGGCCCAAAACGGCGACCAGGACGTGCGCGATCGCGGGCTGCAAGCCGCGCTGTGGGGGCCGGGCATGCGCCATGTGTCCGAGCATCAACCCATCGCCGCGCCGCTGGCTCCCGCCGCGCAAGACATCGTGCTGGTCAAGCATCGCTACAGCGCCTTTCAACGCTCCAACCTGGAAGCGCTCTTGCGCGCGCGCGGGCGCGACCAGCTGATCATCTGCGGTATCTACGCGCACATCGGCTGCCTCTTCACGGCGGGCGAGGCGTTTCAACGCGATATCCAGCCCTTCTTCGTCGCGGACGCCGTCGCCGATTTTTCGCGCAGCTGGCACGATGCGGCCCTCGCCCAGGTCGCCGATTGCTGCGGCGTCGTTCTGTCCACCCGCCGCACCTTGGAGGCCCTGCGATGA
- a CDS encoding AMP-binding protein, with amino-acid sequence MTAPLTQVWPPEFAQRYRERGYWRGETFATVLAARADAHGDAIAIVGGEQRWTYAELRARADEAAAGFLALGLEPGDRVVVQLPNIPEFFAVVFGLFRAGLIPVFALPAHRLTEIAHFARTAEASAYVIADRHDGFDYRPLASAVRHDVSTVKHVVVVGDAGEHVSFAGFTRLAGAAAGAGSLPAYTASPDDVALVQISGGSTGLAKLIPRTHDDYLYSIRASAEICGLGPDTVYLAALPVAHNFPMSSPGVFGALYAGGRIVMSVAPGPETAFPLIEREKVTITGLVPPLALLWLQAAPKTKHDLTSLKVLQVGGAKLLPEAARTVRPVLGCTLQQVFGMAEGLVNYTRLDDPEDIITETQGRPIAPDDEVLIVDDQGRAVPDGEVGNLLTRGPYTIRAYHAAAAANLRAFTEDGFYRTGDMVKRLPGGYLVVEGRATDHINRAGEKISAEEIEGHLLAHPQVFDAVVVSVPDAFLGERSCAFVIPSGDAPKAAALKGWMRARDIASFKTPDQVVFVSEFPTTAVGKISRKELRAVLRAELLAQESSR; translated from the coding sequence ATGACGGCACCCCTCACGCAGGTGTGGCCGCCGGAGTTTGCGCAGCGTTATCGGGAGCGCGGCTACTGGCGCGGCGAGACCTTCGCTACCGTTCTCGCCGCGCGGGCGGACGCCCATGGCGACGCCATCGCGATCGTCGGCGGCGAGCAGCGCTGGACCTACGCCGAGCTTCGCGCGCGCGCCGACGAGGCGGCCGCGGGCTTTCTCGCGCTCGGGCTAGAGCCTGGGGATCGCGTGGTGGTGCAGCTGCCCAACATCCCCGAGTTCTTTGCGGTGGTGTTTGGTTTGTTCCGCGCCGGTTTGATCCCGGTCTTTGCCTTGCCTGCCCACCGGCTGACCGAGATCGCGCATTTTGCGCGCACCGCGGAGGCGTCGGCGTACGTGATCGCCGATCGGCACGATGGCTTCGATTACCGCCCGCTCGCGAGCGCCGTGCGCCACGATGTCTCCACGGTGAAGCACGTGGTGGTGGTGGGCGATGCTGGGGAGCATGTGTCCTTTGCCGGCTTCACCCGCTTGGCAGGCGCCGCAGCGGGCGCGGGGTCGTTGCCGGCGTACACCGCATCCCCCGATGATGTTGCGCTGGTCCAGATTTCCGGCGGCAGCACGGGCCTCGCCAAGCTCATTCCGCGCACCCACGACGATTATCTCTACAGCATCCGCGCGAGCGCCGAGATTTGCGGGCTCGGACCGGACACGGTCTACCTGGCCGCGCTGCCGGTCGCGCACAACTTTCCAATGAGCTCGCCCGGCGTGTTTGGCGCGCTCTACGCGGGCGGGCGGATCGTCATGAGCGTGGCCCCCGGCCCCGAAACGGCCTTCCCGCTGATCGAGCGCGAGAAGGTGACGATCACCGGCCTCGTGCCGCCGCTGGCGCTCCTCTGGCTGCAGGCGGCGCCGAAGACGAAGCACGATCTCACCAGCTTGAAGGTGCTCCAGGTCGGCGGCGCCAAGCTCCTCCCCGAGGCCGCGCGCACCGTGCGGCCCGTGCTCGGATGCACCCTGCAACAGGTGTTCGGCATGGCCGAGGGGTTGGTCAACTACACGCGGCTGGACGATCCCGAGGACATCATCACGGAGACCCAGGGCCGTCCGATCGCGCCCGATGACGAGGTGCTCATCGTCGACGACCAGGGCCGCGCCGTCCCCGACGGCGAGGTGGGCAACCTGTTGACCCGCGGGCCTTATACGATCCGCGCTTACCACGCCGCCGCCGCCGCCAACCTGCGCGCCTTCACCGAGGACGGCTTCTACCGCACCGGGGACATGGTCAAGCGGCTGCCGGGCGGCTACCTCGTCGTCGAGGGGCGGGCCACCGATCATATCAACCGCGCCGGGGAGAAGATCTCGGCGGAGGAGATCGAAGGCCACCTCCTCGCGCACCCGCAGGTGTTCGACGCGGTGGTGGTATCGGTGCCCGACGCGTTTTTGGGCGAGCGAAGCTGCGCCTTCGTGATCCCGAGCGGCGACGCGCCCAAGGCGGCGGCGCTGAAGGGGTGGATGCGGGCGCGCGACATCGCCTCCTTCAAGACCCCCGACCAAGTCGTCTTCGTCTCCGAATTCCCCACCACGGCCGTCGGCAAGATCAGCCGAAAGGAGCTTCGTGCCGTGCTACGTGCCGAGCTGCTGGCGCAGGAGTCCTCCCGATGA
- a CDS encoding isochorismate synthase, giving the protein MDIGEPIAGTTSQRALDERREHHEHREHQVFSLRGSDASIQTFGVRRRLALGYASTLEDRVRAFFADETGGPNVLVGALPFDTNRDTLFFQPERVIWEGVENRMTGVARSNVPLRSSSLQIVGEPDAAAYAAMVEQALARIGAGDDLRKIVLSRRLRIHASAPVDPMAIVERLACDPKVTTFLVDLSVASGAHGHRLVGATPELLVSRKGLRIASHPLAGSAARSADPEVDRRAAEDLLRSEKDRREHALVVEAVFDTLSPVCAELSAPEGIGLQSTSTMWHLGTRIEGVLKSEEHGPSAAGLAAMLHPTPAVGGHPREAALEAIRALEPHDRGFYAGAVGWTDTKGDGHWYVALRCAEIRGSRLTLHAGAGIVAGSTPDREVAETSAKFRAMLHALGIHEDGAL; this is encoded by the coding sequence ATGGATATTGGCGAGCCGATCGCAGGTACGACCTCCCAACGCGCGCTCGACGAGCGGCGCGAGCACCACGAACACCGCGAGCACCAGGTGTTTTCATTGAGGGGGTCCGATGCTTCCATTCAGACCTTCGGCGTCCGTCGCCGCCTCGCGCTGGGATATGCGAGCACCTTGGAAGATCGCGTGCGCGCGTTCTTCGCGGACGAGACGGGTGGACCCAACGTGCTGGTGGGTGCACTGCCGTTCGATACGAACCGCGACACCCTGTTCTTTCAGCCGGAACGGGTCATCTGGGAGGGGGTCGAAAATCGTATGACGGGGGTGGCACGGAGCAACGTGCCACTCCGTTCTTCGTCGCTCCAGATCGTGGGCGAGCCCGATGCCGCGGCCTACGCGGCGATGGTGGAGCAGGCGCTGGCGCGCATCGGCGCGGGCGACGATCTGAGGAAGATCGTGCTCTCGCGCCGCTTGCGCATCCACGCCTCGGCGCCGGTCGATCCGATGGCCATCGTGGAGCGCCTCGCGTGCGATCCCAAGGTGACGACCTTTTTGGTCGATCTCTCGGTCGCATCGGGAGCCCACGGCCATCGGTTGGTCGGCGCGACACCCGAGCTGCTCGTATCGCGAAAGGGGCTTCGGATCGCGTCGCATCCGCTCGCAGGCTCGGCGGCGCGCTCGGCCGATCCCGAAGTCGATCGGCGGGCAGCCGAGGACCTGCTGCGGTCCGAGAAGGATCGGCGCGAGCACGCCCTGGTCGTCGAGGCGGTGTTCGATACGCTCTCTCCGGTGTGCGCGGAGCTGTCCGCGCCGGAGGGCATCGGGCTGCAGTCGACCTCGACGATGTGGCACCTGGGGACCCGCATCGAGGGCGTCCTCAAGAGCGAGGAGCACGGGCCGTCGGCCGCGGGCCTCGCCGCCATGCTTCATCCCACGCCCGCGGTGGGCGGCCATCCGCGCGAGGCGGCCCTCGAGGCGATTCGCGCGCTCGAGCCGCACGATCGCGGCTTCTATGCGGGCGCGGTCGGCTGGACGGACACGAAGGGCGACGGACATTGGTACGTGGCGCTGCGCTGCGCCGAGATTCGAGGCTCGCGGCTCACCTTGCACGCGGGCGCGGGCATCGTCGCCGGCTCGACCCCCGATCGCGAGGTGGCCGAAACGTCGGCCAAGTTCCGCGCGATGCTGCACGCGCTCGGCATCCACGAGGACGGCGCGCTATGA